From Cellulosimicrobium sp. ES-005, one genomic window encodes:
- a CDS encoding HtaA domain-containing protein, producing MRTSSSRRVRRGLASFLAAALAAGLTVAGASAPAQAAPAEIRGGSATWNFKDSWTGYVGGAGTITPALVGGKSVYPSASGSVDPETAVGTVRLGGSVRYSAHGGALDLTISDLRLAVTGPTSGVLTADFTSAGTVSDDVVVAEVSVGTARAGDTLVLTANGTFAAGIAAVDPQFGGYVDEPISTLTATLDVPAPVAPATATSTALAVAPSGASVAGAPVTLTATVAPAAAGTVEFRDGGAVLGAAPVTDGVARLETSALATGAHELSAAFTPADPAAFVASASGAVAHAVTEPATEPEPEPVADPVVTVSPSAPVDPAVENTFTVSGTGFVGAGAANGAYVLLGDASIWDGSGPLVASGWLAQGWVMPQQVRDGAFTTTLTVPAGTLDPATEYVVATSAAHALSATDRSLDTFTPVAVQGATTPGPGWEPSIELFAADGTTPLGDTPVRPDDTIVVKGSGFDPEANVAPEGNRPPISGGIPAGTYVVFGKFAPQWRPSQGVASSARKAGSQQWALASAALDQVDPRYQGAIRAQWAELSEDGTFTAELVASELELDGGRYGVYTYAAGGTVNAAQELYAPVAFTTEPAAPVWEPEIAVLAEDGVTPLGDTAVSVGDTIVVRGSGFDPAANVGGRGVPIPANLPQGTYVVFGSFAEQWRPSEGAASSARKVGSQVWALAEPVLDQVPAQYQSVVRAQWTDIAADGTFEARLVVKSPGLLDGGRYGVYTYGAGGVSNADQELFAPVAFDAPASLTVTPATTTVAAGGSVRLTVGGLVEGDDVKGVTFGGKAATYSRDGAAVLLTVPADTAAGPVPVVVTSELGVTGSTTLTVTAPAPGARPTTTTLASSATSVVEGTAVTFTATVTPKAAGTVRFTAGDTALGTATVVDGTASYRATGLAAGSHAVTATFVPADSTAFVGSTSSPVTVTVTAKPSVPTTAGALTWGVKESFRSYIQGPVAGGGATATNGASVVDGVFRFGQADGGTWTAASGRGTVAYAGTVRFTGHAGALDLTLANPVVEVTGPGAGRLLVDARSTGLDGSTFDRKGVAVATLALGAPTTSADGSVTYTDAAATLTADGSLAFVGFYPAGTALDPVTFTVGATATGPGGGGTIGTPGDGSTGGSVDRTKATLSAYQAAPGDEVTISGIGFGTNEAGIRTEIRSTPRTLATGVTANAGGAATSTVTIPQDVAPGEHTLLLVGANHTASAPITIVGTGTTGTGTGGAAEQCFAQGVNGATLSWGVSDRFRAYVTGPIAKGSVSTSGVQDSGSAFTWSGGKGSFNTDLGKGRASFGGSVSFSGHEGILDLQISNPRVVVNGSSGTLVVDVRSSDMEGTKSSSNGVAFASLDLSGKKSTSGSTITWSGAPATLTAAGAKAFAGFYEAGTALSPVTFGFPIGGDVECDAYSGALASTGTDAGSLALLAGTLLLTGGAILAVRRRRACGGSGGVRPGRRGPRRSRRPCSGGTGTGRRRTSSWSPS from the coding sequence GTGCGCACTTCCTCGTCGAGACGCGTCCGCCGCGGCCTCGCCTCCTTCCTCGCCGCGGCCCTCGCCGCCGGCCTCACCGTCGCCGGCGCGTCCGCCCCGGCCCAGGCCGCGCCGGCCGAGATCCGGGGCGGCTCGGCCACCTGGAACTTCAAGGACTCCTGGACGGGCTACGTCGGCGGCGCGGGCACCATCACGCCCGCGCTGGTGGGCGGGAAGTCCGTCTACCCCTCCGCGTCCGGGAGCGTCGACCCGGAGACCGCCGTCGGCACGGTCCGCCTCGGCGGCTCCGTCCGCTACTCCGCGCACGGTGGCGCGCTCGACCTGACGATCTCCGACCTCCGGCTCGCCGTCACGGGCCCGACGTCGGGCGTGCTCACCGCGGACTTCACGTCGGCGGGCACCGTGTCGGACGACGTGGTCGTCGCGGAGGTCTCCGTCGGCACCGCACGCGCGGGGGACACGCTCGTCCTCACCGCGAACGGCACCTTCGCCGCGGGCATCGCGGCGGTGGACCCCCAGTTCGGCGGCTACGTCGACGAGCCGATCTCGACGCTCACCGCGACCCTCGACGTCCCGGCGCCCGTCGCCCCGGCGACCGCGACGTCGACGGCGCTCGCCGTCGCACCGTCCGGCGCGTCCGTCGCGGGCGCCCCGGTGACCCTCACCGCGACCGTCGCGCCCGCCGCCGCGGGCACGGTCGAGTTCCGCGACGGCGGCGCCGTGCTCGGCGCCGCGCCGGTGACCGACGGCGTCGCGCGCCTCGAGACGTCGGCCCTCGCCACGGGCGCGCACGAGCTGAGCGCGGCGTTCACGCCCGCCGACCCGGCGGCGTTCGTTGCGTCCGCCTCCGGCGCCGTCGCGCACGCGGTGACCGAGCCCGCGACCGAGCCCGAGCCGGAGCCGGTCGCCGACCCGGTGGTGACCGTCTCGCCGTCGGCCCCGGTGGACCCGGCCGTGGAGAACACCTTCACGGTCTCCGGCACCGGCTTCGTCGGTGCGGGCGCCGCGAACGGCGCCTACGTGCTCCTCGGGGACGCCTCGATCTGGGACGGCAGCGGCCCGCTCGTCGCGAGCGGCTGGCTCGCCCAGGGCTGGGTCATGCCGCAGCAGGTGCGCGACGGCGCGTTCACCACGACCCTCACCGTCCCGGCGGGCACGCTGGACCCGGCCACGGAGTACGTGGTCGCGACGTCCGCCGCCCACGCGCTCTCCGCGACCGACCGCAGCCTCGACACGTTCACGCCGGTCGCGGTGCAGGGCGCCACGACCCCGGGACCCGGCTGGGAGCCGTCGATCGAGCTGTTCGCCGCCGACGGCACCACCCCGCTCGGCGACACCCCGGTCCGTCCGGACGACACGATCGTCGTCAAGGGCTCGGGCTTCGACCCGGAGGCGAACGTCGCCCCCGAGGGCAACCGCCCGCCGATCTCCGGGGGCATCCCGGCGGGCACCTACGTGGTGTTCGGCAAGTTCGCGCCGCAGTGGCGGCCGTCCCAGGGCGTGGCGTCGTCCGCACGCAAGGCCGGGTCGCAGCAGTGGGCGCTCGCGTCCGCGGCCCTCGACCAGGTCGACCCGCGCTACCAGGGCGCGATCCGCGCCCAGTGGGCAGAGCTCTCCGAGGACGGCACGTTCACGGCCGAGCTCGTCGCGAGCGAGCTCGAGCTCGACGGCGGCCGCTACGGCGTCTACACCTACGCCGCCGGCGGCACCGTCAACGCCGCCCAGGAGCTCTACGCGCCCGTCGCGTTCACGACCGAGCCCGCCGCTCCCGTGTGGGAGCCGGAGATCGCGGTCCTCGCCGAGGACGGCGTGACGCCGCTCGGTGACACGGCGGTCTCGGTGGGCGACACGATCGTGGTCCGCGGCTCGGGCTTCGACCCCGCGGCGAACGTGGGTGGCCGCGGCGTCCCGATCCCGGCGAACCTGCCGCAGGGCACGTACGTCGTGTTCGGGAGCTTCGCCGAGCAGTGGCGCCCGTCCGAGGGCGCGGCGTCGTCCGCGCGCAAGGTCGGGTCGCAGGTGTGGGCCCTCGCCGAGCCGGTGCTCGACCAGGTCCCCGCCCAGTACCAGTCGGTGGTCCGCGCGCAGTGGACGGACATCGCCGCGGACGGCACGTTCGAGGCGCGGCTCGTGGTGAAGAGCCCGGGGCTGCTCGACGGCGGCCGGTACGGCGTCTACACCTACGGCGCCGGCGGCGTGAGCAACGCGGACCAGGAGCTCTTCGCTCCCGTCGCGTTCGACGCCCCCGCGTCGCTCACGGTGACGCCCGCCACGACGACGGTCGCGGCCGGAGGCAGCGTCCGGCTCACCGTGGGCGGCCTCGTCGAGGGCGACGACGTCAAGGGCGTGACGTTCGGCGGCAAGGCCGCGACCTACTCGCGCGACGGCGCCGCCGTCCTGCTCACCGTCCCGGCCGACACCGCCGCGGGGCCCGTCCCCGTCGTCGTGACCTCCGAGCTCGGGGTGACCGGCAGCACGACGCTCACCGTCACGGCCCCGGCTCCGGGGGCTCGACCGACCACGACGACCCTCGCCTCCTCGGCGACCTCGGTCGTCGAGGGGACGGCGGTGACGTTCACGGCGACCGTCACCCCGAAGGCGGCGGGCACGGTCCGGTTCACCGCCGGGGACACGGCCCTCGGCACGGCGACGGTCGTCGACGGCACCGCGTCGTACCGGGCGACCGGTCTCGCGGCCGGGTCGCACGCCGTGACGGCGACGTTCGTCCCGGCGGACAGCACCGCGTTCGTCGGTTCGACCTCGTCGCCGGTCACGGTGACGGTGACGGCGAAGCCGTCGGTCCCGACGACGGCAGGCGCTCTGACCTGGGGCGTCAAGGAGTCGTTCCGCAGCTACATCCAGGGCCCGGTCGCGGGCGGTGGCGCGACGGCGACGAACGGCGCGAGCGTCGTCGACGGCGTCTTCCGCTTCGGCCAGGCCGACGGTGGCACGTGGACCGCCGCGAGCGGCCGCGGGACCGTCGCGTACGCCGGGACGGTCCGCTTCACCGGACACGCGGGGGCGCTCGACCTCACCCTGGCGAACCCGGTCGTCGAGGTCACCGGCCCGGGCGCTGGCCGCCTGCTCGTCGACGCCCGCTCCACGGGCCTCGACGGCTCGACGTTCGACCGCAAGGGTGTCGCGGTCGCGACCCTCGCGCTCGGCGCGCCGACGACGAGCGCGGACGGGTCCGTGACGTACACGGACGCCGCGGCGACGCTCACCGCGGACGGCTCGCTCGCGTTCGTCGGCTTCTACCCGGCCGGGACCGCGCTCGACCCGGTGACGTTCACGGTCGGCGCGACGGCGACCGGACCCGGGGGCGGCGGCACGATCGGCACCCCGGGCGACGGGTCGACGGGCGGCTCGGTGGACCGGACGAAGGCGACGCTCTCGGCGTACCAGGCCGCCCCGGGCGACGAGGTCACCATCAGCGGCATCGGGTTCGGCACGAACGAGGCGGGGATCCGCACGGAGATCCGCTCGACGCCGCGCACGCTCGCGACGGGCGTCACGGCGAACGCCGGCGGCGCCGCGACCTCTACGGTGACGATCCCCCAGGACGTCGCCCCGGGCGAGCACACGCTGCTGCTGGTCGGCGCGAACCACACGGCGTCCGCGCCCATCACGATCGTCGGCACCGGGACCACCGGCACCGGGACGGGCGGCGCGGCGGAGCAGTGCTTCGCGCAGGGCGTCAACGGCGCGACGCTCTCGTGGGGCGTGAGCGACCGGTTCCGCGCGTACGTGACGGGCCCGATCGCGAAGGGCTCGGTCTCGACGAGCGGCGTGCAGGACTCCGGCTCGGCGTTCACGTGGAGCGGCGGCAAGGGCTCGTTCAACACGGACCTGGGCAAGGGGCGCGCGAGCTTCGGCGGCTCGGTGTCGTTCTCCGGGCACGAGGGCATCCTCGACCTGCAGATCAGCAACCCGCGCGTCGTCGTGAACGGCTCGTCGGGCACGCTCGTGGTGGACGTCCGGAGCAGCGACATGGAGGGCACCAAGAGCTCGTCGAACGGCGTCGCGTTCGCGAGCCTGGACCTGTCGGGCAAGAAGTCGACGTCGGGCTCCACGATCACGTGGAGCGGCGCTCCCGCGACCCTCACGGCCGCCGGGGCGAAGGCCTTCGCCGGGTTCTACGAGGCCGGCACGGCGCTGTCGCCCGTGACGTTCGGCTTCCCGATCGGCGGCGACGTGGAGTGCGACGCGTACTCGGGCGCGCTCGCCTCGACCGGGACGGACGCGGGCAGCCTCGCGCTCCTCGCCGGGACCCTGCTGCTCACGGGCGGGGCGATCCTGGCCGTGCGGCGCCGTCGTGCGTGCGGGGGGAGCGGGGGCGTCAGACCAGGTCGACGAGGTCCGCGACGGAGTCGACGACCTTGCTCGGGCGGAACGGGAACCGGTCGACGTCGGACATCTTCGTGGAGCCCGTCATGA
- a CDS encoding HAD-IIA family hydrolase produces the protein MTREITSWLTDMDGVLVHEGHAIPGAPEFVRALRDKGRPFLILTNNSIFTARDLRARLATSGIDVPEESIWTSALATAQFLSDQIPSGSAYAVGEAGLTTALYEAGYTLTESDPDYVVLGETRTYSFEAITKAIRLILGGSRFICTNPDTTGPSQEGPLPATGAVAAMITAATGRKPYFVGKPNPMMFRSALNRIDAHSEKTAMIGDRMDTDVVAGIEAGLYTYLVMTGSTKMSDVDRFPFRPSKVVDSVADLVDLV, from the coding sequence ATGACACGAGAGATCACGAGCTGGCTGACGGACATGGACGGCGTGCTCGTCCACGAGGGGCACGCGATCCCCGGCGCGCCGGAGTTCGTGCGGGCGCTGCGCGACAAGGGCCGCCCGTTCCTCATCCTCACGAACAACTCGATCTTCACGGCGCGCGACCTGCGCGCGCGCCTCGCGACGTCGGGCATCGACGTGCCCGAGGAGTCGATCTGGACGTCGGCGCTGGCCACCGCCCAGTTCCTCAGCGACCAGATCCCGAGCGGCAGCGCGTACGCGGTCGGCGAGGCGGGGCTGACGACGGCGCTCTACGAGGCGGGCTACACGCTCACCGAGTCCGACCCGGACTACGTGGTGCTGGGCGAGACGCGCACGTACTCGTTCGAGGCGATCACCAAGGCGATCCGCCTCATCCTCGGCGGCTCGCGCTTCATCTGCACCAACCCGGACACGACCGGCCCGTCCCAGGAGGGCCCGCTGCCCGCGACGGGCGCGGTCGCGGCGATGATCACGGCCGCGACGGGCCGCAAGCCGTACTTCGTCGGCAAGCCGAACCCGATGATGTTCCGCTCGGCGCTCAACCGCATCGACGCGCACTCGGAGAAGACGGCGATGATCGGCGACCGGATGGACACGGACGTCGTCGCGGGCATCGAGGCCGGGCTGTACACGTACCTCGTCATGACGGGCTCCACGAAGATGTCCGACGTCGACCGGTTCCCGTTCCGCCCGAGCAAGGTCGTCGACTCCGTCGCGGACCTCGTCGACCTGGTCTGA
- a CDS encoding VTT domain-containing protein, whose translation MDPMTLIERFGDAALVGIVVVIFIETGLLFPILPGDSLLFTAGALVAQDSLQISLPVLLALLFAAAFLGDQTAYLIGRTVGPKVFDRPDSRFFKRKYIDQTNAYFEKYGGRTIVIARFVPIVRTYAPVAAGVGKMHYRHFVGFNALGALLWAVGLTWLGYLLGNITFVKDNIEALVLLIVFLSVVPMIVEVWRGRRAEKRAAALEAQVAADAAGTDGDPAVTEGTTAVGQGEKDGKDA comes from the coding sequence ATGGACCCGATGACGCTCATCGAGCGCTTCGGGGACGCCGCGCTCGTCGGCATCGTGGTCGTGATCTTCATCGAGACGGGCCTGCTGTTCCCGATCCTGCCGGGCGACTCGCTGCTCTTCACCGCGGGCGCGCTCGTCGCGCAGGACTCGCTGCAGATCAGCCTGCCCGTGCTGCTCGCGCTGCTCTTCGCCGCGGCGTTCCTCGGCGACCAGACGGCGTACCTCATCGGACGCACCGTCGGGCCCAAGGTGTTCGACCGCCCGGACTCGCGGTTCTTCAAGCGCAAGTACATCGACCAGACCAACGCCTACTTCGAGAAGTACGGCGGCCGGACGATCGTCATCGCCCGCTTCGTGCCCATCGTGCGCACGTACGCGCCGGTCGCCGCGGGCGTCGGCAAGATGCACTACCGCCACTTCGTGGGGTTCAACGCGCTCGGTGCGCTGCTGTGGGCCGTGGGCCTCACGTGGCTCGGCTACCTGCTGGGGAACATCACGTTCGTCAAGGACAACATCGAGGCGCTCGTCCTGCTCATCGTGTTCCTCTCGGTGGTCCCGATGATCGTGGAGGTCTGGCGCGGGCGCCGCGCCGAGAAGCGCGCCGCGGCGCTCGAGGCGCAGGTCGCGGCCGACGCGGCGGGCACCGACGGCGATCCGGCCGTCACCGAGGGCACGACCGCCGTCGGGCAGGGCGAGAAGGACGGGAAGGACGCCTGA
- a CDS encoding NAD(P)H-binding protein, whose product MASIAVVGGTGAAGRAVVQEAAARGHEVRVLSRHAPDDDARVAGTTHHRVDLLGSDGAVVAALDAALAGTDAVVDASNGMSPGAMKVFTVGAGRLAEAARRAGTGRVVVLSIVNVDQGDYGYYRAKAEQERVLSSGGVPTTVVRATQFHEFLEIFLGRDGRLGRWARLGLLPVPRGVRFQPIALADVARALVDAAEGTPPAGGVRGPGPDATTVTIGGPEVLDARDMARAWRAAHGARRPVVGVPLPGPLGEFFRAGRNLVPDRRYGTLTYRDWLGSRA is encoded by the coding sequence ATGGCGAGCATCGCGGTGGTGGGCGGGACCGGCGCGGCAGGCCGCGCCGTCGTGCAGGAGGCCGCCGCGCGCGGCCACGAGGTGCGCGTGCTCTCGCGGCACGCGCCCGACGACGACGCGCGCGTCGCGGGCACGACGCACCACCGCGTCGACCTCCTCGGGTCCGACGGCGCCGTCGTCGCGGCGCTCGACGCGGCGCTCGCCGGGACCGACGCCGTGGTCGACGCGAGCAACGGGATGTCGCCGGGGGCGATGAAGGTGTTCACGGTCGGGGCGGGCCGCCTGGCGGAGGCGGCGCGCCGCGCCGGGACGGGCCGCGTCGTCGTGCTCTCCATCGTGAACGTCGACCAGGGGGACTACGGGTACTACCGCGCGAAGGCCGAGCAGGAGCGGGTCCTGTCGTCCGGCGGCGTCCCGACGACGGTCGTGCGCGCGACCCAGTTCCACGAGTTCCTCGAGATCTTCCTCGGGCGTGACGGGCGGCTCGGCCGGTGGGCTCGCCTCGGCCTCCTGCCCGTGCCGCGCGGGGTGCGGTTCCAGCCGATCGCGCTCGCCGACGTCGCGCGGGCGCTCGTCGACGCCGCCGAGGGGACGCCGCCCGCGGGCGGCGTGCGGGGGCCGGGGCCGGACGCGACGACGGTGACGATCGGCGGCCCCGAGGTCCTCGACGCCCGCGACATGGCCCGCGCGTGGCGCGCTGCGCACGGCGCGCGCCGCCCCGTCGTCGGGGTGCCGCTGCCCGGGCCGCTGGGCGAGTTCTTCCGCGCGGGCCGCAACCTCGTGCCCGACCGCCGCTACGGGACGCTCACCTACCGCGACTGGCTCGGGTCCCGCGCGTGA
- a CDS encoding RNA methyltransferase, giving the protein MGVGPWPGGPDAWPRVPDPEGPPGATRVDPRYDPELLGHGDRRNVVDAYRYWTVEAVVADLDARRDPARSLHVAIENWAHDLNIGSVVRTANAFNVAGVHVVGRRRWNRRGAMVTDRYLHVHHHASVDDLATWAAGEGLPLLGVDNLPGSVPIEGYALPASCVLLLGQESTGLTPEAVAACRAVLHITQHGSTRSLNAGAAGAIALHAWAAQHLAPGDGATEGRAVVTRRPQVERP; this is encoded by the coding sequence GTGGGGGTCGGGCCGTGGCCCGGCGGGCCGGACGCGTGGCCGCGCGTCCCGGACCCCGAGGGCCCGCCCGGGGCGACCCGCGTCGACCCGCGCTACGACCCCGAGCTGCTCGGCCACGGCGACCGGCGCAACGTCGTCGACGCCTACCGCTACTGGACCGTCGAGGCGGTCGTCGCGGACCTCGACGCGCGCCGCGACCCGGCGCGCTCCCTGCACGTCGCGATCGAGAACTGGGCGCACGACCTCAACATCGGCTCCGTCGTGCGCACGGCGAACGCGTTCAACGTGGCGGGCGTGCACGTCGTCGGGCGGCGCCGGTGGAACCGTCGCGGCGCGATGGTCACCGACCGCTACCTCCACGTGCACCACCACGCGTCCGTCGACGACCTCGCGACCTGGGCCGCGGGGGAGGGGCTGCCGCTCCTGGGCGTCGACAACCTCCCGGGCTCCGTCCCGATCGAGGGGTACGCCCTGCCCGCGTCGTGCGTGCTGCTGCTCGGCCAGGAGTCGACCGGGCTGACGCCCGAGGCGGTCGCCGCGTGCCGCGCCGTCCTGCACATCACCCAGCACGGCTCGACCCGATCCCTCAACGCCGGGGCGGCGGGCGCGATCGCCCTGCACGCGTGGGCCGCGCAGCACCTCGCCCCGGGCGACGGCGCGACGGAGGGCCGGGCCGTGGTCACGCGGCGACCACAGGTCGAACGGCCCTGA
- the fbaA gene encoding class II fructose-bisphosphate aldolase: MPIATPEVYAEMIDRAKAGSFAYPAVNITSSQTITAALQGFAEAESDGIIQVSVGGAEYGSGSTVKDRIAGSLALAAYAREVAKNYPVQIAIHTDHCVKKNLDSWVRPLLALEAEQVKNGGLPTFQSHMYDGSDVPLDENLTIAAELLELSQAARTILEIEVGVVGGEEDGHEAEINEKLYTTVEDGLATVAALGTGEKGRYLTALTFGNVHGVYKPGAVKLRPEILKEIQDAVGAKVGKANPFDLVFHGGSGSTAEEISAAVDFGVIKMNIDTDTQYAFTRPVVGHMFSNYDGVLKVDGEVGNKKAYDPRAWGKLAEAGMAARIIEASQQLRSAGNKIR, translated from the coding sequence ATGCCCATCGCAACCCCCGAGGTCTACGCCGAGATGATCGACCGGGCGAAGGCAGGCTCGTTCGCCTACCCGGCCGTCAACATCACCTCGTCGCAGACCATCACCGCCGCGCTCCAGGGCTTTGCCGAGGCCGAGTCCGACGGCATCATCCAGGTCTCCGTGGGCGGCGCCGAGTACGGCTCGGGTTCGACGGTCAAGGACCGCATCGCCGGTTCGCTCGCGCTCGCGGCGTACGCGCGCGAGGTCGCGAAGAACTACCCGGTGCAGATCGCGATCCACACCGACCACTGCGTCAAGAAGAACCTCGACTCCTGGGTCCGCCCGCTCCTGGCCCTCGAGGCCGAGCAGGTGAAGAACGGCGGCCTGCCGACGTTCCAGTCGCACATGTACGACGGCTCCGACGTCCCGCTGGACGAGAACCTCACGATCGCGGCGGAGCTCCTCGAGCTCTCGCAGGCCGCGCGCACGATCCTCGAGATCGAGGTCGGCGTCGTCGGCGGCGAGGAGGACGGCCACGAGGCCGAGATCAACGAGAAGCTCTACACCACGGTCGAGGACGGCCTCGCGACGGTCGCGGCGCTCGGCACGGGCGAGAAGGGCCGCTACCTGACGGCCCTCACGTTCGGCAACGTGCACGGCGTGTACAAGCCGGGCGCGGTCAAGCTCCGCCCGGAGATCCTCAAGGAGATCCAGGACGCCGTCGGCGCGAAGGTCGGCAAGGCGAACCCGTTCGACCTGGTCTTCCACGGCGGCTCGGGCTCCACGGCCGAGGAGATCTCGGCCGCGGTCGACTTCGGCGTCATCAAGATGAACATCGACACCGACACGCAGTACGCGTTCACGCGTCCGGTCGTCGGCCACATGTTCTCCAACTACGACGGCGTCCTGAAGGTCGACGGCGAGGTCGGCAACAAGAAGGCCTACGACCCGCGCGCCTGGGGCAAGCTGGCCGAGGCCGGCATGGCCGCCCGCATCATCGAGGCGTCGCAGCAGCTGCGCTCGGCGGGCAACAAGATCCGCTGA
- a CDS encoding STAS domain-containing protein: MHVIVGTTRARIVLSGEIDADLGADLQEATAAAEDSGLPVEIDAHHVTFMDSSGVAFLARLASRGPHRVRVLRAPPTVRFLLEVTRIGELLDIVDVDPGFDLDEPPGNGAGATD; the protein is encoded by the coding sequence GTGCACGTCATCGTGGGGACGACGCGGGCCCGCATCGTCCTCTCGGGCGAGATCGACGCCGACCTCGGCGCCGACCTCCAGGAGGCGACCGCCGCGGCGGAGGACTCCGGGCTCCCCGTCGAGATCGACGCGCACCACGTCACCTTCATGGACTCGTCCGGCGTGGCGTTCCTCGCGCGTCTCGCGTCGCGCGGCCCGCACCGGGTCCGCGTCCTGCGCGCTCCGCCGACGGTCCGGTTCCTCCTCGAGGTGACCCGCATCGGCGAGCTGCTCGACATCGTCGACGTGGACCCCGGCTTCGACCTCGACGAGCCTCCGGGCAACGGCGCGGGCGCCACGGACTGA